The genomic segment TGCTGACGGATGTGGTCACGGTCTGGCGGGACGTGGCTGAGGTGTACTGGAAGTTCGTGGGCGCGGAGTGGGACGTTCCCTCCGAGGAGGTGGTGGTGTCGGTCCGGTTGCCCGGTCAGGTGCGCAGGGAGGAGATCCGGGCCTGGGGCCACGGGCCGCTGCACGGGGTGGTGACGGTGGAGGACGGACTGGTGCGCCTCGCCGTGCGCGGGCTGCCGGCCTTCACCATGGTGGAGGGGCGCGTCCTCTTCCCCCCACGGGTCGTCCCGCACGCGGCGAAGCGCCACGACCGTGCGGCCCTGGAGGCGGTCGTGGCCGAGGAGAGCGGGTTCGCCTCCCGGGCCAACCGGGAGCGGGCGAAGGCCCGCGCCGTTGTGGGGGCATGGATCGCCTACCCCGTGGCGGTGCTGGGCCTGTTCCTCTACCTTTACCTGCGGTTCGGGCGGGAACCCGAGCCGCGCGTCCCCGATGAATACTACCGGGAGCTGCCGGGCGATTACCCACCCGCGGAGTTGGGCGTCCTGTGGCGCTTCCGCCGCGTGCGTCCCGAGGACTTCGTGGCCACGGTGATGGACCTGGCCCGCCGCGGGTACCTCCGGATCGAGGAGCGGGAGGCCGGGGGCGACGACGAGTACGTGCTCACTCCTGTCCGGGACGTCGCCAGCGGGGGCAGGGCAGGGGAGCGAGAGGCCGCAGGCAGTGCGACTGCGGGGGGGACCACCGCAGTCAGCCCGACGGGAGGTGAAGCGCTGCAGACCTACGAGCGGAGGGCACTGGAGATCCTCTTCGGGCGGCGGGGGCGACCCCTGGAGGTGTCGCGGCGTGACGGCATCAGGGGAGAGGCGAAGCGGCGGCTGCAGGAGGGCTTTGCTCAGTGGGCCCGCCTGGTCACCGGGGCGGCAGCGCGCCACGGCTGGTTCGACACGAAAAGCTCGTTGCTGCGCACTGCTGTGCGGGTCGGCGGAATCGTCCTGGCCGCGGGCTCCTTCTTCGCCCTCTTCGTCTTCGCCGTGGCCGCGCCTCGGGCGGCGATCCTGGTGCTGGAGGGCATTCCTCTGGGTGTGGTCCTCAGCCTGTTCGCCTTCGCCATTGACCGGCGCTCGCCCGGGGGCGCCGACGAGTTCCGTCGCTGGCGGGGGTTCCAGCGCTTCCTGCGAGACTTCTCCCAGATGAAGGACCAGCCTGTCCCCGCCCTGGCGCTGTGGGAGCACTACCTGGTCTACGCCATTCCTCTGGGCGTCGCCGACCGGGTGCTGCGCCAGCTCCGCGCCCTCTACCCGGCGGCCGAGTTGCAGCAAAGCGGCATCATGCGCTGGTACTCCCCCTCCTCAGGGTGGGGGCGCGGGGACGGTGTCAGTCTGGTGGAGAGCTTCCGCACGTTCACCTCCGCCTTCACCAGCACAGTGGCTACGGCCGCCTCCCCGCCCAGTGGAGGCGGGGGCGGCGGCGGAGGGCTCTCCGGAGGCGGCGGAGGCGGTGGTGGTGGCGGGGGAGGCAGGGCCGGGTAGGTCGCAGCAACCAAAAGGGGGGAGGCGGCATTGGCGCGACTTCCGGAGTTCGCCACACCAGAGGAGGAGCGCGCCTACCTCGAAGGGGTGAAGGCGCAACTGGACCGGGCGCAGACCAAGGAGGAGGTCGTGGCCGTCTGGCGGCAGCACTACCTGCGGATCGGCCACCGTAAGCTGGGGCGGCTGCTGCTCGGCCGGCCCCTCGAGGAGGTCCTCAGGCCACGGGGCTGAGGCGGAGCGGTGGCAAACCCTGAGCCCCGCGGCGAAGGCTCAGGGGGGTGCGGGAGCTTCAGGCTCCACGGGCGAGACGCAGCGCCTCCAGAACCTCAGGGTAGGGAGCAGCCTGGGGCCGGCAGCGGATGATCCTGGACAGCGCCCGCTCCATCGGCTCTCCCTGAACCTTACAGAGATAGGCCAGGGCGATGCTGGGGGAGCGGTTGGCCCCGGCGGTGCAGTGCAGGTACAGGACGTGGCCCCGCCGCAGCAGCCGCCGCACCGCCTGTACCGCCTCATCCATCCGGGCGATCACGGCCTGCGGCGACCAGTCCTCAATGGGCAGGTGGTGCGCCTCGACCCCCGCCGCATCGTACCATTCCTTCAGCCGGGCCCAGGCCAGCCCCAGAGCCGCCAGGTCCTCGTCGGTCTGCAGGCACAGCACCGCAGTTACCCCGCGGCGCTTCAGGCTGGCGACATCGTCCGGCGTCAGCGGCGCCCGGCCCACGAGGAGGTGGGGGAGGATGAACGAGGCGTCATCCATGGTCGAGGTGGAATCCTTCACCGCGGGGGGACCGCCCGGGCGATGAAGACCAGTATTCTCCCCGCGAGGTCCGCGCCGTAGGGAGAGTCGAAAAGGTAAGTACCGTGGGCGCTGCCGGGGTAGATGTGCAGCGTTCTAGCGCCCCCGGCGGCGGCGTACATGGCGCGCATCGCAGGTGTCACGCTGTCACCCCCGCTGCTGATCCACAGGGAGGGCATCCGCAGGCGGGCCAGCTCCGCGCTGCTCACCACAAGACCCCGGAAGGCCTGCGGGCTGCTGATCACCACCAGAGCCCCGGCGCCGTCCCCGGCCGCCACCTTGATGGCGGCGGTGCCCCCCATGCTGGCTCCGACCAGCGCCACCCGCTGCACACCCTGGCCGCGCAGGTAGGCTGAAGCGGCCCGGACGTCCCGGTCGATCAGGTCGATGCGCCGCGGGCCCCCTGACTGCCCGTAGCCGCGGAAGTCGAAGGCCAGTGCGCGGAATCCCTCCGCTGCCAGCTGCCGGGCGAAGGGATGCCAGCTCGTCTGGTCGGTGGGGAACATGTGCGCCAGCACCACACCCGCAGGCCCGCTGCCAAACAGCGTCCCGGCCAGGGTGATCCCATCGGAGGTGGTGAAGCTGACGGGCTGGCCGCTGGGCCCGGCGCCGCCTGCACCGGCTGCTGCAGCCTGCTCGCCGGTGGCGACATCCGCCGTGCCGGCCGCCAGAAGCACCGCCAGGAGAACGGCCGCGGTCCCGCACCGCGCGTTCACAGACACGCCACGATCGCCTCCCGCAACACCTGCACGATCCGGTCGATCTGCGCCTCGGTGGTGACAAACGGCGGCGCCAGGCAGATTACGTCGCCGATGGGGTGCTCACCGCTCTGCCCCACACGGATGCGCGCCACCAGCCCGCGCTGCCGCGCCTGGGCCAGCACCCGGGCACCCAACCCGACGGCCGGGGTCTTCGCGGCCTTGTCCTCGACCAGCTCCAGGCCGCACATCAGGCCCAGGCCGCGCACATCGCCCACCACCGGCAGGTCGGCCAGCGTGCGTAGCCCCTGGAGGAGGCGCTCGCCCAGCGTCCCCGCCCGGGGCACCAGGGCCTCTCGCTCCAGGATGTCCAGGTTGGCCAGGCCCACCGCGCAGCAGGTGGCGTGGGCGGAGTAGGTGGCCGCGTGCATGAAGCGCTCCGCGGGCGGGGCCTCAGCGATGGTCCGGTGGATCTCCCGCGAGACCATAACCCCGCCCAGCGGCAGGTAGGCGCTGGTCACCCCCTTGGCAAACGTGACCATGTCCGGCTGCACGCCCCAGTGCTCCAGGGCGAACCAGCGACCGGTGCGGCCAAAACCGGTGATGATCTCGTCGGCGATGAACAGGATCTGGTATTCGTCGCAGATCTGACGCACCCGGGGGAAGTAGTCCGGGGTGGGAGGGATCACCCCGCCTGCACCGATCACCGGCTCGGCGATGAAGGCGGCGACGGTGTCCGGGTCCTCAGCCTGCAGCGCCGCCTCCAGGGCGTCGGCCTGTGAGCCGGGGTAGCGGTAGGGATACGACGGCAGGATGTGGCCGAAGCCCGGGACCGGTGGCCCAAACATCCGCTGGAAGGCGGGCATCCCCGTGGCGCTCATCGCCCCCAGGGTCACGCCGTGGTAGCTGTGGATCCGGGAGATGATCTTGGACTTCTGCGGCCGGCCGCGCCGCCGCCAGTAGTAGCGGGCGATCTTGAAGGCGGTCTCGGTAGACTCAGCGCCCCCGGTGGTGAAGTAGACGCCGGAGAGGTTGGGATAGGCCAGCCCGACCAGCCGTTCCGCCAGGCGCACGGCGGGCTCATTGGTGAACCCCACGTAGGCGCTGGTGTAAGCCAGGCGGCGCATCTGTGCGGCAGCGACCTCCGCCAGCTCGGCGCGGCCGTGGCCGACGTTGACGTTCCACAGGGAGGCCAGGCCGTCAATGTACTCCCGTCCGTCCA from the Armatimonadota bacterium genome contains:
- a CDS encoding aspartate aminotransferase family protein; this encodes MQSRTARQTLVEADREHLIHPLHFPADHTPPLVVAEAQGAVLKDVDGREYIDGLASLWNVNVGHGRAELAEVAAAQMRRLAYTSAYVGFTNEPAVRLAERLVGLAYPNLSGVYFTTGGAESTETAFKIARYYWRRRGRPQKSKIISRIHSYHGVTLGAMSATGMPAFQRMFGPPVPGFGHILPSYPYRYPGSQADALEAALQAEDPDTVAAFIAEPVIGAGGVIPPTPDYFPRVRQICDEYQILFIADEIITGFGRTGRWFALEHWGVQPDMVTFAKGVTSAYLPLGGVMVSREIHRTIAEAPPAERFMHAATYSAHATCCAVGLANLDILEREALVPRAGTLGERLLQGLRTLADLPVVGDVRGLGLMCGLELVEDKAAKTPAVGLGARVLAQARQRGLVARIRVGQSGEHPIGDVICLAPPFVTTEAQIDRIVQVLREAIVACL
- a CDS encoding dual specificity protein phosphatase family protein; this encodes MDDASFILPHLLVGRAPLTPDDVASLKRRGVTAVLCLQTDEDLAALGLAWARLKEWYDAAGVEAHHLPIEDWSPQAVIARMDEAVQAVRRLLRRGHVLYLHCTAGANRSPSIALAYLCKVQGEPMERALSRIIRCRPQAAPYPEVLEALRLARGA
- a CDS encoding DUF2207 domain-containing protein, giving the protein MRLPAAHLLLLAAVAAAGVGVWVWPAEAKSFRFSRVEIDAEVRPDGSMRVVERRTYVFDGSFRFATRDVVLRGAGEIREISVADDHGAYRLAGGEQPGTFQVRRGPGQVEITWFYRARDEARTFVISYLLTDVVTVWRDVAEVYWKFVGAEWDVPSEEVVVSVRLPGQVRREEIRAWGHGPLHGVVTVEDGLVRLAVRGLPAFTMVEGRVLFPPRVVPHAAKRHDRAALEAVVAEESGFASRANRERAKARAVVGAWIAYPVAVLGLFLYLYLRFGREPEPRVPDEYYRELPGDYPPAELGVLWRFRRVRPEDFVATVMDLARRGYLRIEEREAGGDDEYVLTPVRDVASGGRAGEREAAGSATAGGTTAVSPTGGEALQTYERRALEILFGRRGRPLEVSRRDGIRGEAKRRLQEGFAQWARLVTGAAARHGWFDTKSSLLRTAVRVGGIVLAAGSFFALFVFAVAAPRAAILVLEGIPLGVVLSLFAFAIDRRSPGGADEFRRWRGFQRFLRDFSQMKDQPVPALALWEHYLVYAIPLGVADRVLRQLRALYPAAELQQSGIMRWYSPSSGWGRGDGVSLVESFRTFTSAFTSTVATAASPPSGGGGGGGGLSGGGGGGGGGGGGRAG
- a CDS encoding alpha/beta hydrolase, which produces MSVNARCGTAAVLLAVLLAAGTADVATGEQAAAAGAGGAGPSGQPVSFTTSDGITLAGTLFGSGPAGVVLAHMFPTDQTSWHPFARQLAAEGFRALAFDFRGYGQSGGPRRIDLIDRDVRAASAYLRGQGVQRVALVGASMGGTAAIKVAAGDGAGALVVISSPQAFRGLVVSSAELARLRMPSLWISSGGDSVTPAMRAMYAAAGGARTLHIYPGSAHGTYLFDSPYGADLAGRILVFIARAVPPR